In one Mycobacterium heckeshornense genomic region, the following are encoded:
- the murC gene encoding UDP-N-acetylmuramate--L-alanine ligase produces MSDTSLPPELRRVHMVGIGGAGMSGIARILLDRGGMVSGSDAKESRGVRALRARGAVIRIGHDTSALDLLPGGPTAVITTRAAIPKTNPELVEARRRGIPVVLRPTVLAKLMAGRTTLMVTGTHGKTTTTSMLVVALQHCGFDPSFAVGGELGEAGTNAHHGSGDYFVAEADESDGSLLEYSPHVAVVTNVESDHLDFFGSADAYAAVFDSFVERLAPGGALVVCTDDPGAAALAERSAALGIRVLRYGSTPAGELAGTLLSWEQQGTGGVAAIQLAGDPNPWAMRLAVPGRHMALNALGAFLAAIEIGAPAEAVLDGLAGFEGVRRRFELVGSAASVRVFDDYAHHPTEISATLTAVRTLLEQSGGGRAVVVFQPHLYSRTKTFAAEFGRALDAADEVFVLDVYGAREQPLAGVSGASVAEHISVPVHYMPDFSAVTEAVAAAARPGDVVVTMGAGDVTMLAPEIVTALRVRANRTVPGRAGERW; encoded by the coding sequence ATGAGCGACACCTCGCTGCCGCCCGAGCTACGGCGGGTGCACATGGTCGGCATTGGGGGAGCGGGCATGTCGGGTATTGCCCGTATCTTGCTCGACCGCGGCGGGATGGTATCGGGCTCTGACGCCAAGGAGTCGCGCGGCGTGCGTGCGCTGCGGGCCCGGGGCGCGGTGATCCGGATCGGCCACGACACGTCTGCGCTGGATCTGCTGCCCGGCGGGCCGACAGCGGTCATCACCACCCGCGCCGCGATTCCCAAGACCAACCCCGAACTCGTCGAGGCCCGCCGCCGCGGCATCCCCGTGGTGCTGCGCCCGACGGTGTTGGCCAAGTTGATGGCCGGGCGCACCACCCTGATGGTCACCGGCACCCACGGCAAGACGACGACGACATCCATGCTCGTCGTCGCGCTGCAGCACTGTGGGTTTGATCCGTCCTTTGCGGTGGGAGGTGAGCTGGGCGAGGCCGGGACCAACGCCCATCACGGCAGCGGCGATTATTTCGTCGCCGAGGCTGACGAAAGTGACGGCTCGCTGCTGGAATACAGCCCCCACGTCGCGGTGGTTACCAACGTCGAGTCCGACCATCTGGACTTCTTCGGCAGTGCCGACGCCTACGCCGCGGTGTTTGATTCCTTCGTCGAACGCCTTGCCCCCGGCGGGGCGCTGGTGGTCTGCACCGACGATCCGGGGGCGGCCGCGTTGGCGGAACGCAGCGCCGCTCTCGGTATTCGGGTGCTGCGCTACGGCAGCACACCGGCCGGCGAGTTGGCCGGCACGCTGCTGTCGTGGGAGCAGCAGGGTACCGGCGGGGTCGCGGCCATCCAGCTGGCCGGCGATCCCAACCCGTGGGCGATGCGGTTGGCGGTGCCGGGCCGGCATATGGCGCTCAACGCGTTGGGCGCATTCTTGGCGGCGATCGAAATCGGCGCCCCGGCCGAGGCGGTGCTCGACGGGCTGGCCGGTTTCGAAGGCGTGCGCCGCCGATTCGAGTTGGTCGGCAGCGCGGCGTCGGTGCGGGTATTCGACGACTACGCCCACCATCCGACGGAGATCAGCGCGACACTGACCGCGGTCCGCACCCTGCTCGAGCAAAGTGGCGGTGGGCGTGCAGTGGTGGTCTTTCAGCCCCACTTATATTCGCGGACAAAGACTTTCGCCGCCGAGTTCGGTCGTGCTCTTGATGCTGCCGACGAGGTGTTCGTGCTCGACGTCTACGGGGCGCGGGAGCAACCGTTGGCAGGCGTGAGCGGCGCGAGTGTGGCCGAGCACATCAGCGTGCCGGTGCACTACATGCCCGATTTCTCCGCTGTCACCGAGGCGGTGGCCGCGGCGGCCCGGCCCGGTGACGTGGTCGTCACGATGGGTGCCGGCGACGTGACCATGCTGGCGCCGGAAATCGTCACGGCGCTGCGGGTGCGGGCCAATCGAACCGTGCCCGGTCGGGCGGGGGAGCGATGGTGA
- the murD gene encoding UDP-N-acetylmuramoyl-L-alanine--D-glutamate ligase, whose amino-acid sequence MGHEAGLDALAPDAAVLVAGAGVTGRSVLAALAPLDVRPTLCDDDAAALQRHADAGIATTSPSAAAQHIGDYALVITSPGFRPTAPVLVAATAAGVPIWGDVELAWRLDASGRYGPARRWLVVTGTNGKTTTTSMLHAMLTAAGLNARLCGNIGNPLLDALAEPADLLAVELSSFQLHWAPSLRPDAGVVLNIAEDHLDWHGSMDAYIAAKARVLNGRVAVVGLDDERAAALLDTASAPVRAGFRLGEPAAGELGVRRGRLVDRAFADDLALAPVTSIPVPGPVGVLDALGAAALARCVGVPGPAIADALESFRAGRHRAELVAVVDGIRYVDDSKATNPHAAEASVLAYPRVVWVAGGLLKGASVDTTVARIANRLVGAVLIGRDRTEFAEALSRHAPDVPVVQVVTGEDADVQATVETSVVCVTTDIGASGASLGARVMTAAVAAARDMAKPGDTVLLAPAGASFDQFTDYADRGEAFAAAVRAATR is encoded by the coding sequence ATGGGGCACGAGGCTGGCCTGGACGCGCTCGCACCGGATGCGGCCGTGCTGGTCGCCGGTGCCGGAGTGACGGGCCGTTCGGTGCTTGCGGCGCTGGCCCCGCTGGATGTCAGGCCAACCCTCTGCGACGACGACGCGGCCGCGCTGCAGCGCCATGCCGACGCCGGGATAGCCACCACGAGCCCGTCCGCGGCCGCGCAACACATCGGCGACTATGCGCTCGTCATCACCAGCCCCGGGTTCAGGCCGACGGCGCCCGTGCTCGTCGCCGCCACTGCGGCCGGCGTGCCGATCTGGGGCGACGTGGAGCTGGCTTGGCGGCTGGACGCCTCCGGCCGCTACGGGCCGGCGCGCCGGTGGCTGGTCGTGACCGGCACCAACGGCAAGACCACCACCACTTCGATGCTGCACGCCATGCTCACCGCCGCCGGCCTCAACGCCCGGTTATGCGGCAACATTGGTAACCCACTGCTGGACGCGCTGGCCGAGCCTGCCGACCTGCTGGCCGTGGAACTGTCCAGTTTCCAGCTGCACTGGGCGCCGTCGCTGCGACCCGACGCCGGTGTCGTGCTCAACATCGCCGAAGACCACCTCGACTGGCACGGCAGTATGGACGCCTACATCGCCGCCAAGGCGCGTGTACTGAACGGCCGGGTGGCGGTCGTCGGGCTCGACGACGAGCGTGCGGCGGCGCTGCTCGACACCGCGAGCGCGCCGGTGCGGGCCGGCTTCCGGCTGGGCGAGCCGGCAGCCGGCGAACTCGGGGTCCGCCGTGGGCGGCTCGTCGACCGGGCGTTCGCCGACGACCTGGCGCTGGCGCCGGTCACCTCGATACCGGTGCCCGGGCCGGTGGGGGTGCTGGACGCGCTGGGCGCCGCGGCGCTCGCCCGCTGCGTCGGAGTGCCGGGGCCGGCGATCGCCGACGCGCTCGAGTCATTTCGCGCCGGACGCCACCGCGCCGAGCTCGTCGCCGTCGTCGACGGCATCCGCTACGTCGACGATTCGAAGGCCACCAACCCGCACGCGGCCGAGGCGTCGGTCTTGGCCTACCCGCGGGTGGTGTGGGTCGCCGGCGGTCTGCTCAAGGGGGCCTCGGTCGACACGACCGTCGCCAGGATCGCAAACCGGCTGGTCGGAGCGGTCTTGATCGGCCGTGACCGCACCGAGTTTGCCGAGGCGTTATCACGACACGCGCCCGATGTCCCCGTCGTACAGGTTGTGACAGGCGAGGATGCTGATGTGCAAGCGACTGTTGAGACTTCTGTTGTCTGTGTGACAACCGACATTGGCGCGTCCGGCGCAAGCCTCGGTGCCCGGGTGATGACGGCCGCCGTGGCGGCGGCGCGGGACATGGCCAAACCCGGCGACACGGTGCTGCTGGCGCCGGCGGGTGCGTCGTTCGACCAGTTCACCGACTACGCCGACCGCGGTGAGGCATTCGCCGCCGCCGTGCGCGCCGCAACGCGGTAG
- a CDS encoding cell division protein SepF produces MSTLHKVKAYFGMAPMEDYEDEYYDDDRAPGRGYPRHRFEDGYRRYDGRDYDDPHAEPDDYPPGGYRGGYADDHRFRARDYDRTELARPRFGLLRGATRGALAMDPRRMAMMFDEGSPLSKITTLRPKDYTEARTIGERFRDGTPVIIDLVSLDNAEAKRLVDFAAGLAFGLRGSFDKVATKVFLLSPADVEVTPEERRRIAETGFYAYQ; encoded by the coding sequence ATGAGCACACTGCACAAGGTCAAGGCCTACTTCGGTATGGCGCCGATGGAGGACTACGAGGACGAGTACTACGACGACGACCGCGCCCCGGGCCGCGGCTACCCGCGGCACCGGTTCGAGGACGGATATCGCCGTTACGACGGCCGTGACTACGACGACCCCCACGCTGAGCCCGACGACTACCCGCCGGGCGGTTACCGTGGCGGCTACGCCGACGACCACCGGTTCCGGGCCCGCGACTACGACCGTACCGAGCTGGCGCGACCGCGATTCGGGCTGCTGCGGGGCGCGACCCGCGGCGCCCTGGCGATGGACCCGCGCCGGATGGCGATGATGTTCGACGAGGGCAGCCCCCTTTCGAAGATCACCACGCTGCGGCCCAAGGACTATACCGAGGCCCGCACTATCGGCGAGCGCTTCCGCGACGGCACCCCGGTAATCATCGACCTGGTTTCGCTGGACAACGCCGAAGCCAAACGGCTGGTCGACTTCGCCGCCGGTTTGGCATTCGGGTTGCGCGGATCGTTCGACAAGGTCGCCACCAAGGTGTTTCTGCTCTCGCCCGCCGACGTCGAGGTGACGCCGGAGGAGCGCCGGCGAATCGCCGAGACCGGGTTCTACGCCTACCAGTAA
- a CDS encoding cell division protein FtsQ/DivIB, translating to MVSEPTGGPAAEAVTEPIAASGDENDTAAVRFEGPRRRARRERAERRAAEARARAIEEARREAKRRALGRAVSEARPLPRGAVRGLKTLLATVLLAGAAVALGLILYFTPVMSARSIVVTGTGAVTREEVLDAARVRPGTPLLQIDTGQVADRVATIRRVASARVQRQYPSALRITIVERIPLVVKDFPDGPHLFDHDGVDFATAAPPTSLPYIDVDNPGPGDPATQAALAVLSALRPEIAGQVARVAAPSVASITLTLADGRTVMWGTTDRTAEKAEKLAALLTQPGRTYDVSSPDLPTVK from the coding sequence ATGGTGAGCGAGCCGACGGGCGGGCCGGCGGCCGAGGCGGTGACCGAGCCGATCGCCGCGTCCGGCGACGAAAACGATACAGCGGCAGTCCGTTTCGAGGGCCCGCGGCGGCGGGCACGCCGGGAGCGTGCCGAGCGGCGCGCCGCCGAAGCGCGGGCCAGGGCCATCGAAGAGGCACGCCGGGAGGCCAAGCGCAGGGCCCTCGGACGCGCTGTCAGCGAGGCCCGACCGCTTCCCCGGGGCGCTGTCCGCGGATTGAAGACGCTGTTGGCGACGGTGTTGTTGGCGGGTGCGGCCGTTGCGCTCGGGCTCATCCTCTACTTCACCCCGGTGATGTCGGCGCGCAGCATTGTCGTCACCGGAACCGGCGCGGTCACTCGCGAGGAAGTGCTCGACGCGGCGAGGGTGCGTCCCGGGACGCCGCTGCTGCAGATCGACACCGGTCAGGTCGCTGACCGGGTGGCCACCATCCGGCGGGTCGCCAGCGCGCGGGTACAGCGCCAGTACCCGTCAGCGCTGCGGATCACAATCGTCGAGCGAATTCCTTTGGTGGTCAAAGACTTTCCTGACGGCCCGCACCTCTTCGACCACGACGGAGTCGACTTCGCGACCGCCGCGCCGCCGACGTCACTGCCCTACATCGATGTCGACAATCCCGGCCCGGGTGATCCGGCCACCCAGGCCGCCCTGGCGGTGCTGAGCGCGCTGCGTCCCGAGATCGCCGGCCAGGTAGCGCGGGTCGCGGCTCCCTCGGTTGCCTCCATCACGCTCACCCTGGCCGACGGGCGGACGGTGATGTGGGGGACCACCGATCGCACGGCGGAGAAGGCCGAGAAACTGGCCGCCCTGCTAACGCAGCCCGGCCGCACCTACGACGTGTCCAGCCCGGATTTGCCGACGGTCAAATAG
- the pgeF gene encoding peptidoglycan editing factor PgeF encodes MGYRIRRVITTRAGGVSAPPFDTFNLGDHVGDDPAAVAANRARLAAAVGLGANRVVWMNQVHGDRVEVVDEPRDGAVDGTDALVTATPRLALAVVTADCVPVLMADARAGVVAAVHAGRVGAQRGVVARALEVMLTLGAHADDVSVLLGPAVSGSNYEVPAAMADEVEAALPGSRTTTPAGTPGLDLRAGIACQLSDLGVTAIDIDPRCTVDDPSLFSHRRGAPTGRMASLVWME; translated from the coding sequence GTGGGCTATCGCATCCGGCGAGTGATCACCACCCGGGCGGGCGGCGTGTCGGCGCCGCCCTTCGACACGTTCAACCTCGGCGATCACGTCGGAGACGACCCCGCGGCAGTCGCGGCCAACCGGGCCCGGTTGGCCGCGGCGGTCGGGCTCGGCGCGAACCGGGTGGTGTGGATGAATCAGGTGCACGGTGATCGCGTCGAGGTGGTCGACGAGCCGCGTGACGGCGCGGTCGACGGCACCGACGCATTGGTCACCGCCACGCCGCGGCTGGCGCTGGCCGTGGTGACCGCCGATTGCGTGCCGGTGCTGATGGCCGACGCGCGGGCCGGCGTGGTCGCCGCGGTCCATGCCGGCCGTGTCGGCGCCCAGCGCGGAGTGGTGGCGCGGGCGCTGGAGGTGATGCTGACCCTCGGCGCTCACGCCGACGACGTCTCTGTGCTGCTCGGCCCCGCGGTCAGCGGGAGCAACTACGAAGTGCCCGCGGCGATGGCCGACGAGGTCGAGGCGGCGCTCCCGGGCAGTCGTACCACAACGCCGGCGGGCACTCCCGGACTCGATCTTCGGGCCGGAATCGCTTGTCAACTAAGTGATTTGGGGGTCACCGCCATCGACATCGATCCGCGCTGCACAGTGGATGACCCGAGCTTGTTCAGTCACCGCCGGGGCGCGCCGACGGGGCGGATGGCCTCACTGGTGTGGATGGAATGA
- a CDS encoding YggS family pyridoxal phosphate-dependent enzyme encodes MIAMADVGRGAEGREDRESQLARALATVQSRLAAAAEAAGRKVDEIELLPITKFFPATDVVILSRLGCTSIGESRDQEASAKVREVARILGAGSPPVRWHMVGQVQRNKARSLARWAHTVHSVSSARVAAALDRAVGTARAEGRRRDPLRVYVQISLDGDVSRGGVDISTSGAVDEVCARVAAAENLELIGLMAIPPLDWDPDAAFERLRSEHQRVRRSHPSAVGLSAGMSNDLEAAIRHGSTCVRVGTALLGPRPLRSP; translated from the coding sequence ATGATCGCCATGGCCGACGTCGGGCGGGGCGCGGAGGGCCGAGAAGACCGCGAATCGCAATTGGCCCGCGCGCTAGCAACGGTGCAATCCCGATTGGCGGCGGCCGCCGAGGCGGCCGGGCGCAAAGTCGACGAAATAGAACTTTTGCCAATAACCAAATTCTTTCCAGCAACCGATGTGGTGATTTTGTCGCGGCTTGGTTGTACGTCGATTGGCGAATCCCGCGACCAGGAAGCGTCGGCGAAGGTTCGGGAAGTCGCCCGCATATTGGGTGCGGGGTCACCGCCGGTGCGCTGGCACATGGTCGGCCAGGTCCAGCGCAACAAGGCGCGGTCGCTGGCCCGCTGGGCACACACCGTCCACTCGGTCAGTAGCGCGCGGGTGGCGGCCGCACTCGACCGCGCGGTGGGCACGGCCCGCGCCGAAGGTCGTCGCCGGGACCCGCTGCGGGTCTACGTCCAGATCAGTCTCGACGGCGACGTGTCACGCGGTGGCGTGGATATCTCGACGTCCGGGGCGGTGGACGAGGTCTGCGCCCGGGTGGCCGCAGCGGAAAACCTCGAGCTGATCGGGTTGATGGCGATCCCGCCGCTGGATTGGGATCCGGACGCGGCCTTCGAACGTCTGCGGTCGGAGCACCAGCGGGTGCGCCGATCACACCCGAGCGCGGTTGGGCTGTCCGCGGGGATGTCGAACGACCTGGAAGCAGCGATAAGACACGGTTCGACCTGTGTGCGTGTCGGTACAGCGTTATTGGGCCCGCGACCGCTACGGTCACCGTGA
- the murG gene encoding undecaprenyldiphospho-muramoylpentapeptide beta-N-acetylglucosaminyltransferase translates to MGASWRASAPRRAASATQRADSCTGRSALLNDSVTRPAEHAPLSVVLAGGGTAGHVEPAMAVADALTALDPRVRITALGTPRGLETRLVPERGYRLELVTPAPLPRKLTADLAGLPTRVFQAVRQARAVLDEVDADVVIGFGGYVALPAYLAARGALAGRRRVPVVIHEANASAGLANRVGAPLAQRVLAAVPDCGLRATEVVGVPVRSAITGLDRAALRSEARAHFGFAGDARVLLVFGGSQGAVSINQAVAAAAADLAAAGVAVLHAYGPKNTLDLRTPGPGDPPYVAVPYLDRMELAYAAADLAICRSGAMTVAEVSAVGLPAVYVPLPIGNGEQRLNALPVVNAGGGMLVADADLTPRFVAEQVAGLLNDAARLAAMTAAAARAGHRDAAQRVARAAVDVAHDARRSRARRTAGTGRR, encoded by the coding sequence ATCGGGGCATCATGGAGGGCGTCAGCGCCACGCCGGGCAGCGTCAGCCACGCAGCGGGCGGACTCGTGCACTGGAAGGTCAGCGTTATTGAACGACTCGGTCACTCGGCCAGCCGAGCATGCCCCGTTGTCGGTCGTCCTCGCCGGTGGCGGAACGGCCGGGCACGTCGAGCCCGCCATGGCCGTCGCGGATGCGCTGACCGCGCTCGATCCGCGGGTGCGGATCACCGCACTGGGCACCCCGCGCGGGCTGGAGACCAGGCTGGTGCCCGAGCGGGGCTACCGGCTTGAACTTGTCACCCCGGCCCCGTTGCCGCGCAAGCTCACCGCCGATCTGGCGGGGCTGCCGACACGGGTATTTCAGGCCGTCCGGCAAGCTCGGGCGGTGCTCGACGAGGTCGACGCCGACGTCGTGATCGGGTTCGGTGGATACGTCGCGCTCCCGGCGTATCTGGCCGCCCGCGGTGCGCTGGCTGGTCGGCGTCGCGTGCCGGTGGTGATCCACGAGGCCAACGCCAGCGCAGGGCTGGCCAATCGGGTCGGGGCCCCGCTCGCGCAGCGGGTGCTGGCGGCCGTGCCGGATTGCGGGCTGCGGGCCACTGAGGTGGTCGGCGTGCCGGTCCGGTCGGCGATCACCGGGCTGGACCGCGCGGCGTTGCGGTCGGAAGCGCGGGCCCACTTCGGTTTCGCCGGGGACGCCCGGGTGCTGCTGGTGTTCGGTGGGTCGCAAGGCGCGGTGTCGATCAACCAGGCGGTCGCGGCGGCTGCCGCCGACCTGGCCGCCGCCGGTGTGGCCGTGCTGCATGCCTACGGGCCCAAGAACACCCTCGACCTGCGTACCCCCGGGCCGGGTGACCCGCCCTACGTGGCGGTGCCTTACCTGGACCGCATGGAATTGGCTTATGCTGCAGCCGATTTAGCAATTTGCCGGTCCGGGGCGATGACGGTCGCCGAAGTTTCGGCCGTGGGTCTGCCCGCCGTCTACGTCCCGCTGCCCATCGGCAACGGCGAACAGCGGCTCAACGCGCTGCCGGTGGTCAACGCCGGCGGCGGGATGCTGGTGGCTGACGCCGATTTGACGCCACGCTTTGTGGCCGAACAGGTGGCCGGGCTGCTTAACGACGCGGCGCGGCTGGCGGCGATGACGGCGGCCGCGGCGCGGGCCGGTCACCGCGATGCGGCGCAGCGGGTGGCTCGGGCCGCCGTCGATGTGGCGCACGATGCGCGCCGGTCGCGTGCGCGCCGGACTGCGGGCACGGGGCGACGATGA
- the ftsW gene encoding putative lipid II flippase FtsW gives MVASAVGGPRSRFGAWLSRPMTSFHLIVSIAALLTTLGLIMVLSASGVRSYDDDGSAWVIFGRQVLWTLIGLVACYLALRVRVRLMRRVAFFGFALTIVLLVLVLIPGIGHYANGSRGWFVVAGFSMQPSELTKIAFAIWGAHLLAARRMERASLREMLIPLVPAAVIALALIVAQPDLGQTVSLGIILLALLWYAGLPLRVFVSSLFAVIVSGAILAVSEGYRSDRVRSWLNPGQDPQDTGYQARQAKFALANGGIFGHGLGQGTAKWNYLPNAHNDFIFAIIGEELGFVGAFALLALFGLFAYTGMRIARRSTDPFLRLLTATTTMWVIGQVFINVGYVIGLLPITGLQLPLISAGGTSTATTLLMIGVMANAARHEPEAVAALRAGRDDRMNRLLRLPLPEPYTPTRVEALRDRLRSRAHPPTRQHKPDRTPAAPRAARSAKPHTAHRPAGRSGHHGGRQRHAGQRQPRSGRTRALEGQRY, from the coding sequence GTGGTGGCGAGTGCGGTTGGCGGGCCACGCAGCCGGTTCGGCGCCTGGCTGAGCCGGCCCATGACGTCGTTTCACCTGATCGTCTCCATTGCCGCGCTGTTGACCACGTTGGGATTGATCATGGTGTTGTCGGCGTCCGGGGTGCGTTCCTATGACGACGACGGCTCGGCGTGGGTCATTTTCGGCCGGCAAGTGTTGTGGACGCTGATCGGGCTGGTGGCGTGCTACCTCGCGCTGCGGGTGCGGGTGCGGTTGATGCGCCGTGTGGCGTTCTTCGGCTTCGCGTTGACCATCGTGTTGCTGGTGCTGGTGCTGATTCCCGGAATTGGCCACTACGCCAACGGCTCTCGCGGCTGGTTCGTGGTAGCGGGTTTTTCGATGCAGCCCTCGGAGCTGACCAAGATCGCCTTCGCCATCTGGGGTGCGCACCTGCTGGCCGCCCGGCGCATGGAGCGAGCGTCGTTGCGCGAGATGCTCATCCCGCTGGTGCCGGCCGCCGTCATCGCGTTGGCGCTGATCGTGGCCCAGCCCGACCTCGGCCAGACCGTGTCGTTGGGCATCATTCTGCTTGCCCTGCTGTGGTATGCGGGCCTGCCGCTGCGAGTGTTCGTGAGTTCGCTGTTCGCGGTCATCGTCTCCGGGGCGATCCTGGCGGTCTCCGAGGGTTACCGCTCCGACCGGGTGCGCTCGTGGCTCAACCCCGGACAGGACCCGCAGGACACCGGCTACCAGGCCCGTCAGGCAAAGTTCGCGCTGGCCAACGGCGGGATCTTCGGTCACGGTCTCGGCCAGGGCACCGCGAAATGGAACTATTTGCCCAACGCCCACAACGACTTCATTTTCGCGATCATCGGCGAAGAACTGGGCTTCGTCGGCGCGTTCGCGCTGCTGGCGCTCTTCGGCCTGTTCGCCTACACCGGCATGCGCATCGCCCGCCGGTCCACCGACCCGTTCCTGCGGCTACTGACCGCCACTACCACGATGTGGGTGATCGGGCAGGTCTTCATCAACGTCGGCTACGTCATCGGCCTGCTGCCGATCACCGGCCTGCAGTTGCCCCTCATCTCGGCCGGTGGAACATCAACGGCAACAACACTTCTCATGATCGGGGTGATGGCGAACGCGGCTCGCCACGAACCGGAGGCGGTCGCGGCACTGCGCGCCGGCCGCGACGACCGGATGAACCGGCTGCTGCGGCTGCCGTTGCCCGAGCCGTATACACCGACCCGGGTGGAGGCGCTGCGTGACCGGCTGCGCTCTCGAGCGCACCCGCCCACGCGGCAGCACAAACCCGACCGCACGCCCGCGGCACCGCGGGCTGCGCGATCGGCAAAACCTCACACGGCGCATCGGCCTGCCGGCCGATCGGGGCATCATGGAGGGCGTCAGCGCCACGCCGGGCAGCGTCAGCCACGCAGCGGGCGGACTCGTGCACTGGAAGGTCAGCGTTATTGA
- a CDS encoding YggT family protein, whose product MALFFEILGFALFVFWLLLIARVVVEFVRSFSRDWHPRGATVVILELIMSITDPPVKLLRRLIPQLTIGTVRFDLSIMVLLLVAFIGMQLAFGAAA is encoded by the coding sequence TTGGCGCTGTTCTTCGAAATCCTCGGTTTCGCGCTGTTCGTTTTCTGGCTGCTGTTGATCGCGCGGGTCGTTGTCGAGTTCGTCCGCTCGTTCAGTCGTGATTGGCATCCGCGCGGCGCCACGGTGGTGATCCTCGAGCTCATCATGTCGATCACCGACCCGCCGGTAAAACTGCTGCGACGGCTGATCCCGCAGCTCACGATCGGCACTGTTCGCTTCGACCTGTCGATCATGGTGCTGTTGCTGGTGGCGTTCATCGGCATGCAGCTGGCGTTTGGCGCTGCGGCGTAA
- the ftsZ gene encoding cell division protein FtsZ, which produces MTPPHNYLAVIKVVGIGGGGVNAVNRMIEQGLKGVEFIAINTDAQALLMSDADVKLDVGRDSTRGLGAGADPEVGRKAAEDAKDEIEELLRGADMVFVTAGEGGGTGTGGAPVVASIARKLGALTVGVVTRPFSFEGKRRSQQAEAGIAALRESCDTLIVIPNDRLLQMGDAAVSLMDAFRSADEVLLNGVQGITDLITTPGLINVDFADVKGIMSGAGTALMGIGSARGEGRALKAAEIAINSPLLEASMEGAQGVLMSIAGGSDLGLFEINEAASLVQDAAHQDANIIFGTVIDDSLGDEVRVTVIAAGFAANSPGRKPISSSGQGQNIAAGKAGKVTSTLFEPADAVSVPLPTNGTTINIGGEDDDEDVDVPPFMRR; this is translated from the coding sequence ATGACCCCCCCGCATAACTACCTGGCCGTCATCAAAGTCGTGGGTATCGGCGGCGGCGGCGTCAACGCCGTCAACCGGATGATCGAGCAGGGCCTCAAGGGCGTGGAGTTCATCGCGATCAACACCGACGCGCAGGCGTTATTGATGAGCGATGCCGACGTCAAGCTCGACGTCGGTCGCGACTCCACCCGCGGCCTCGGCGCGGGCGCCGACCCGGAGGTGGGCCGCAAGGCCGCCGAGGACGCCAAGGACGAGATCGAAGAACTGCTGCGGGGGGCCGACATGGTGTTTGTCACCGCCGGTGAGGGCGGCGGTACCGGAACCGGTGGGGCGCCCGTCGTGGCCAGCATCGCCCGCAAGCTCGGCGCGTTGACGGTCGGGGTCGTCACCCGGCCGTTCTCGTTCGAGGGCAAGCGGCGCAGTCAGCAGGCCGAAGCCGGCATCGCCGCGCTGCGGGAAAGCTGCGACACGCTGATCGTGATCCCCAACGACCGCCTGCTGCAGATGGGCGATGCCGCGGTGTCGCTGATGGACGCCTTCCGCAGCGCCGACGAGGTGCTGCTCAACGGCGTACAGGGCATCACCGACCTGATCACCACGCCGGGCCTGATCAACGTCGACTTCGCCGATGTCAAGGGCATCATGTCGGGTGCGGGCACGGCGCTGATGGGCATCGGCTCGGCGCGCGGCGAGGGCCGCGCGCTGAAAGCCGCCGAGATCGCGATCAACTCGCCGCTGCTGGAAGCGTCCATGGAAGGCGCGCAAGGTGTGCTGATGTCGATCGCCGGCGGCAGCGACCTTGGCCTGTTCGAAATCAACGAAGCAGCCTCGCTGGTGCAGGACGCCGCGCACCAGGATGCCAACATCATCTTCGGCACGGTCATCGACGACTCGCTGGGCGACGAGGTGCGAGTCACCGTGATCGCGGCCGGCTTCGCCGCCAACTCACCCGGGCGCAAGCCGATCAGCAGCTCTGGCCAGGGCCAGAACATCGCGGCGGGCAAGGCAGGCAAGGTCACCTCGACGCTGTTCGAGCCCGCCGACGCCGTCAGCGTGCCGCTGCCCACCAACGGCACCACGATCAACATCGGCGGCGAGGACGACGACGAAGACGTCGACGTGCCGCCGTTCATGCGGCGCTAA